The DNA window GAGAACTCTTCTACCCTGTGCATAAGCAACAGCTACAATCCAGTTACATAATCTTTTAACTGAGGCAGAAAAAAACCCATCTGGATTTAGGAATTTCAGGAgacttaagaaaaaaataatctttcagGCCCCAACTTGGGAAAGTATCACTATTGAGAATAgtacttgagcatgtgcttaattacCACTGGAGTCAAAGGGATTTAAGCAGGTGCTCATGTGCTTTCCTGATCCAGGACTTCATGTTGTAAATTGAGTCAATTTGCTCAGGCATCTTTGAGAATGAGAGAGAACATATGGGAGCCCTACAATAGCTAAAGCACAAGAGAAACTTTCCTGAGTATGATCACACCTAATGTCCTATTTTACACTCTGTCAATCCCCCTcaatgtagggcctgatccaaagtctgctGCAGTTAATAAAAggactcccactgagttcagcatGGGCTCTGTATCAGGCCTTTAATACTGAGTGCTGTACAAAAGGTATCTGCATTCAGGGCAAAACTGACTGAGATAAAAGTGCTGTGATAGTCAGTGTGAGTAGAGAAATGGTTTACCCCTGCTCCAGCAGAACAGCTCTTACTCTTAGGGAAAAGGTCATTGCCTGTACTGCTCATGTAACAAAAATATAGTCAGGGTATGAAGGTAGAGTGaagtcctggccccaccccactgaaatcaatgacaaaattcccactgacttcaatagggccaggatttaacCTGTGGTATCCTGTCCCAGCTAGGGTCCGAGAGGAAAGGGAGCTGACTCAGTTTCATTCTCATGTGTGTTAGTGCACAGAACAAAATTGCCATACAGTTGGCCCAAATGAATGTCTACATTCAAAGAGAGAAACCCAGGAATGGAACAGCAGGACAATTTACAGGTTAGGATAGGGGTGCATTGGCAGAACCATGGGGAGCCCTGGGTTGGAAAAGCAGGGTACTAGAGGTCAGAACCGAGGTGGGCTGGGAATGGTGTGTGAGGCCCCAGGGGTGGAATAATGGTATCTCTTGCATTTTCACttgagggttttttaaatctatcattaaaaatgcagaaatttAACACCACTAGCAAAATACTATACTCCAGAATGGAACTACAGAAACATCTGGAAGTCAGAGGAGCAGCTTTCCCCATCCAGATCTTGCCCCAGAACTGCCTGTGGGTAATACAGCAGGACAGACACATGGCACTTTGAACTGATCACAGTCTACAGTGGTACCAGCTGAAGCTAAAGAAGGAATTTTAAAGGTCTAGCAATCTCCTTGTTTCTTATCACTTAAAGCCAGTTCTTGATTGTTAGTTTAGCATTTTGTGGttgcacgcgcgcgcacacacacacacacacacacacacacacacacacacacacggggttGTTTGTATGTAGCTGAGGGGAGCTCTgtattgctctctataaatacatagatggataaataccagagagggagaggagttatttaaattaagggctaatgtggacataagaacaaatggatataaactggccatcaacaagtttaggcttgaaattaaatgaaggtttctaaccatcagaggagtgaagttctggaacagccttccaaggggagtagtaggggcaaaaaacctaactggcttcaagactgagcttgataaatttatggaggggatggtatgatgagactgcctacaatggtgtGTGGCCCAtttgtgactgctagcagcaaatatccccactggccagagatgggacactagatggggagggctctgagttactgcagagaatttttTTCCAGCTTTCTGGTTGGTggctcttgcccacatgctcagagtctaactgattgccatatttggggccaggaaagaattttcccccaggtcagatcaGCAGAGAccctgttggggtttttttgccttcctctgcagcatgggtcacagGTCACTTgttggtttaaactagtgtaaatagtggattctctgtaactttaagtctttcaatcatgatttgaggacttcagtaactcagccagcgggtagggggtctattacaggaatgggtaggcaaggttctgtggcctgtgatgtgtcggacatcagactagatgatcatgattgtcccttctggttttaaagTCTAGGCACGCATGGGTGCCCTTGTATGTGTTTGATGGTGTGTATATTGTTATGGTCAGAGGGCCCAATCCATGGCTAAGGTAAATTGGCACAtttcagttgacttcaatggacctgTGCTactttacaccaactgagaatctggcccataatttgAAGAATAACAGTGACATTCTGATACAGAAAGCAGAATCATCTGCTTAGTTCCAGCCAAATCTTGGGGTGTTTGGGCTGGCCCACAAAATCCTCACCTGGGAAGCGAACGCCACTCTCTTTCATCCAGAGGGTGAACTCCAAAAAGGAGCAGTTACAGTTCCAGAGGTTTTCACTTAGACCCAGGGACTTCAGATTGGGCAGATCCTTGACAATGCTAATATCCAGGAACGTCAAGCCAGTCCGGCTCACATCCAGGTGCCTCAGCCAGGTGTTGTTGGCAAAGGAATCCTTCTCAATCTCCACCAGATTTGGGTTGTCCGAGATCTTCAGCACCACCAGGCTACTGAGCTGGGAGAAAGTGGTGAAAGTGACCCGGGTGAGGTTGTTGAAGCTGAGGTCTAGGTATATGAGCTTGTTGAGACTGATGAAGGCGAAATCCAGGTCTTCACTAATGGCATTCTCCCTGCAGTCCAGATAGACCAAGTCACTTAGGAAATTCAGCTCCACCGATGGCAGGTAGGAGATGTTGTTGGTAGCCAGAATCAGCTGCCTTGTGTCCAGTGGAATGGTCATGGGGAAATCTTGCAGCTGCTGCCCTGTGCAGTTCACTTCCAGGTATTGACAGGTACACTTTGCTGGACAGTTCAGGCTCTTTGCCATCACTCCCATTCCAAAAAGAAGCACCAGCCACAGGGATTTGTGGCCATTAGGAGGGGACATGACACGGTACCTTATCTACTGTAGCTCCTCCACACTGCTTCAGCCCTTCAGAGAATGCTGGGGCAGAGGCCCTGCAGAGCTACAAAGCACCAGCCCTGTGCAAGCAGTTTTCTCATTCCAGTAAGACTGAAGAGGAGTTGAGCTGTGAGGCTGTTTGGAAGCTCTCTGTATCCCTcgctcctgcagctccctggcAGATTGCCTACTTGGCTGCTTAGAGAGAGTTCACCCTCTTTGTGCTTGAAAATAAAGAAGAGCTGCTTGCAAGTGGGAACATCTTCGAGTCACACCGGTTGTCAGTTGACACCTTTGTGACGTCAGCAGCTTGCAAAGGCAGCCTGGCTTCAGAGAGAGAATTCTAACCTGGCCAGCAGTGCAGATCTGTGTGTGTGAGCGCGTGTATAcaaatgtgcctgtctctgtctcaGGCATGCacaaagctctgtgtgtgtggctgtactGGAAGAGTGTAATGCTTGATGCAAGGAGGTCCATGTGAGTGCAGTGCCTACGTATACAAGTGTGTATTTATGTAATGGTGGTATAGCGTGTAGTGGTTAGAGGTGTTCATTTGCTCTAGTAGATAGATAGGTCTGCTTGATAGAACAAATAGGCTTGTATCTATATCTACAATGTGCGTGTTTGTGTGTCTCTtggttttgtttcctttctttggaTACATAGATCACACAAAAGAGACTTTCACATGAGCTTACACTCAGGGTAAAATTTTTAAACTGGTTAGACCTTCTAGTCTCATTTGTGTTATAGAGCCttcacttgatgattctctgcACACCAGCCTTTTTATTGAGAAGATCTATGTTGTCTTTTggcctgtaagctctttgaggcaggaactGTCACTtattatgtgtttgcacagtgccaaCTGATGTGGGGACCAACCTGGCTGTGGCCTTTAGGAGCTACTGCAACATATATGTTACGTTATACACACACAAAGTAAATTtaaaacattattaaggttgcaaagtcaagacctcaaaaattagaaaataccattattattattattgttattattattaattattcctTGCTtttacagaaatgtagggctggaagggacctcaagagctcATCTAGTCTATCCTCCCccctgaggcaggattaagtataacTAGCCCATCTGGACAGGTGTTGTCTCACCTGTTctcaaaaacctccaatgatggggataaCCTTCCTTGGTAATCTGTTCTAGTGCTTAACAATCctcagagttagaaagttttccctaatatctaacctaaatctcccttgatgcaaactaagccaattacttcttgtcctactcttggtggacatggagaacaatttatcactgtcctctttatagaAACCCTTTagatatttgaagactgttaccatgtctcccttcagcctcctcttctCTAAATTAAAACATACCCAAATCTTTCAACCTTTCTCCAGAAGGTCAGGTTTTCtcaaccttttatttttcttgctctcctctggagtctctccggtttgtccacatctttcttaaagtgtggtgtgGTCCAAAattgacacagtactccagcaaaggcctcactagtgccgagTACAGTgaaacaattacctcccatgtcttatataagatagtcctgctaatacatctcagaatgacgtttgctttttttttttttgcaacagcatcacattgttgactcattcaatttgtgatccactataacccccatatCTTTCTCAGAAGTaatactgcctagccagttattccccattttgtattttattttgtgcatttgatttttcctttgtaagtgtagtactttgtacttgtctttattgatttTCATCTTATTGACCGCTCAGACCAATTCATCCAGGTCATTTTTAATtctaaccctgtcctccaaagtacttgcaacatCTCCCAGCTCAGCGTCATCCACAAATTTAATATCTCTACTTCATcacccaagtcattaatgaaaatactgaattgtACCAGACAAAGGACAGACCCCTGCGAGACCCCACTTGATGTCAGTGATTCCCGTCAAAGTGGGAAGACATAAGTACTCTTGGAGTATGacttttcaaccagttgtgcacccaccttatagtaattttatctagaccatatttccttagtttgtttatgaaaacgtcatatgggactgtgtcaaaagccaaaTGAAAGTCCAGATATATCATAtcagctatccctcctccccatccacTTGGCTGGTTTCCTTGTGAAAGAAGGAAATTACAATGTTTTGgcttgatttgttcttgacaaattcatgttgCCTATTGCTTCATaccttattatcctctaggtgcctacaaattgattggttaataatttgttccagtatctttttagttactgaagttaggctgactgctCTATAATCTCTGGGTCTTCCTTTTCTtgttaaagataggtactatgtttgacTACCTCCAGTCCCCTGAGACATCACCACCCTCTGTGTGGTTCTTAAAAAGGATTGTGAATGGTTCATAgtttgcttcagctagttccttacgtagcatccgatgaagtgggtattcactcatgaaagctcatgctccaatatatctgttagtctataaagtgccacaggactctttgctgcttttacagatccagactaacacggctacccctctgatacttacgtagggtgaatttcatcaggccctgccaacttgaatacatctaacttatctaaatattctttaccCTGTTATTTCCCTATTCTGATCTGCATTACTTCCCCCTGGTTGTCAACAGTAATTGCGGAAAGCATCCGGTAATACCCGTTTTTAGTAAATGTGGAAAGGACAAAAGGCATTAAATAATTCAGCTGTCTCTGTGTCATCCATTATTTGCTCTCTTTCCGCAATAAGTAATGGGTCTACATTGTCCTTTCCCCTTCTCTTACTtctaatatatttatagaacctcttatTCCCTTTTATGTCCTTTGTTagttgtaactcatttgtgcttTAGCCATTCTGATTTTCTCCCTACATGCTTTCCCTATTCTTTTGAAATCATCCATAGCAATTTGTCcttgtttccactttttataCAATTCCTTTtcgattttcaggtcattaaagagcctCTGATGCAGCCATATTGGTTTCTTCCTATTCTTCCCATCTTTTTTCTGCATCAGGATAGTTAGCTGTTGTATCTTTAATATTATCTCTTTTCAGAACTGGCACCTCTTCTGAACTCCCTTTCCCCCTTAGATACTCTTCCCATGGGACCACacctaccaattctctgagttcgttgaagtctgcttttttgaagtccgttgtctttattctgctgctctcactccttccatTCCTTTGAATCATGAAACTctctcatttcatgatcacttctatgagcttttcatcagtagctctcaaagtgcCATTATAAAGGAGGTAATACTAGAAAATATACACAGGGGTGTTTACTTCTGGACATTTGCATCACTAATTCTCAgaataatttctttttctttttcttcattttgtaAGAGTCAAAATGAAAAGCAACCTGAGGGTGATATTATgggacctgattctgctcccattgatttcaatggcgcTTTATTGAATCCTTAACAATTTTTTTAGAAATGGCCTTCCATTCATTAATAAACTACTTTACTTGATTTGTTAATATTTGGATACACTAAGGTGGTTGTTTTGCATTGGTGGTTTATACACACACCCACAAATAGAGTAATATGATTGATTGATGATTGGTGATCCCTTGATTTCGAGGATGATCTCTACAAtggatttacatatgggtcctgagatgactTAGGAGTCCAATCCTGGAACCACAAATCCGCCTGCAGTAAGTACAGACATTTCGTGGTAGACCAACTGCATGCTGGGAGAAAGTTATTTCTTTTTCCATCCTCCTTGCTCTCTTTTCAGCTTTGAAGGCAAGGCGCTTCTCCTCAAAGTGGGTCACTGTCTGATGGAGGATATGGCGCCATTAGGATCGGTTGATGGCTTGCTCTTACCAGCTTGTGATGGGCCTAGCAGTCAGC is part of the Mauremys mutica isolate MM-2020 ecotype Southern chromosome 8, ASM2049712v1, whole genome shotgun sequence genome and encodes:
- the LRRC52 gene encoding leucine-rich repeat-containing protein 52, with the protein product MSPPNGHKSLWLVLLFGMGVMAKSLNCPAKCTCQYLEVNCTGQQLQDFPMTIPLDTRQLILATNNISYLPSVELNFLSDLVYLDCRENAISEDLDFAFISLNKLIYLDLSFNNLTRVTFTTFSQLSSLVVLKISDNPNLVEIEKDSFANNTWLRHLDVSRTGLTFLDISIVKDLPNLKSLGLSENLWNCNCSFLEFTLWMKESGVRFPDPENISCYSPAALHGWSMPGVESKLHYTCLLHLHDTDYAFLGLIGFCIFSAGTVAAWLAGMCVALYEFHTTRGGDDEDEDEDEEATT